A stretch of the Pseudomonas helvetica genome encodes the following:
- the gltB gene encoding glutamate synthase large subunit yields MKAGLYQPDEFKDNCGFGLIAHMQGEPSHTLLQTAIEALTCMTHRGGINADGKTGDGCGLLMQKPDVFLRAIAQETFGIELPKQYAVGMVFFNQDPVKAEAARENMNREILAAGLQLVGWRKVPIDTSVLGRLALERLPQIEQVFIGGAGLSDQDMAVKLFTSRRRSSVANAADLDHYVCSFSHKTIIYKGLMMPADLTAFYPDLSDQRLQTAICVFHQRFSTNTLPKWPLAQPFRFLAHNGEINTITGNRNWAQARRTKFTNDLMDLDELGPLVNRVGSDSSSMDNMLELMVTGGIDLFRGVRMIIPPAWQNVETMDPDLRAFYEYNSMHMEPWDGPAGVVMTDGRYAVCLLDRNGLRPARWVTTKNGFITLASEIGVWNYQPEDVIAKGRVGPGQIFAVDTETGQILDTDAIDNRLKSRHPYKQWLRKNALRIQATMEDNDHGSAFYDVDQLKQYMKMYQVTFEERDQVLRPLGEQGYEAVGSMGDDTPMAVLSQRVRTPYDYFRQQFAQVTNPPIDPLREAIVMSLEVCLGAERNIFQESPEHASRVILSSPVVSPAKWRSLMNLDRPGFERQIIDLNYDEALGLEAAVRNIADQAEEAVRSGRTQIVLSDRHIAPGKLPVHASLATGAVHHRLTEKGLRCDSNILVETATARDPHHFAVLIGFGASAVYPFLAYEVLGDLIRTGEVLGDLYEVFKNYRKGITKGLLKILSKMGISTITSYRGAQLFEAIGLSEEVCDLSFRGVPSRIKGARFVDIEAEQKALAAEAWSPRKPIQQGGLLKFVHGGEYHAYNPDVVSTLQAAVQQGDYSKFKEYTALVDNRPVSMIRDLFKVKTLETPLDISEIEPLESVLKRFDSAGISLGALSPEAHEALAEAMNRLGARSNSGEGGEDPARYGTIKSSKIKQVATGRFGVTPEYLVNAEVLQIKVAQGAKPGEGGQLPGGKVNGLIAKLRYAVPGVTLISPPPHHDIYSIEDLSQLIFDLKQVNPKALVSVKLVAEAGVGTIAAGVAKAYADLITISGYDGGTGASPLTSIKYAGAPWELGLAETHQTLRGNDLRGKVRVQTDGGLKTGLDVIKAAILGAESFGFGTAPMIALGCKYLRICHLNNCATGVATQNEKLRKDHYIGTVDMVVNFFTYVAEETREWLAKLGVRSLEELIGRTDLLEVLEGQTAKQQHLDLTPLLGSDHIPADKPQFCQVDRNPPFDKGLLAEKMVDMATSAINDLSGADFALDICNCDRSIGARISGEIARKHGNQGMANAPITFRFKGTAGQSFGVWNAGGLNMYLEGDANDYVGKGMTGGKLVIVPPKGSVYKTQDSAIIGNTCLYGATGGKLFAAGTAGERFAVRNSGAHTVVEGTGDHCCEYMTGGFVCVLGKTGYNFGSGMTGGFAYVLDQDNTFVDRVNHELVEIQRISGEAMEAYRSHLQRVLNEYVEETDSEWGRNLAENLDDYLRRFWLVKPKAASLKSLLSSTRANPQ; encoded by the coding sequence ATGAAAGCAGGTCTGTACCAACCAGATGAGTTCAAGGATAACTGCGGTTTCGGCCTGATAGCCCATATGCAGGGCGAACCCAGTCATACCCTGTTGCAAACGGCCATTGAGGCCCTGACCTGCATGACCCACCGCGGTGGGATCAACGCTGACGGCAAAACCGGCGACGGTTGCGGTCTGCTGATGCAAAAGCCCGACGTGTTCCTGCGAGCCATCGCCCAGGAAACGTTTGGTATTGAACTGCCCAAGCAATACGCCGTGGGCATGGTGTTCTTCAACCAGGACCCGGTAAAAGCCGAAGCGGCTCGCGAGAACATGAACCGCGAGATCCTGGCTGCCGGCCTGCAACTGGTGGGTTGGCGCAAAGTGCCGATCGACACCAGCGTTCTCGGCCGTCTGGCGCTCGAGCGCCTGCCGCAGATCGAACAAGTGTTCATCGGCGGTGCGGGCCTGAGCGATCAGGACATGGCCGTCAAACTGTTCACGTCCCGTCGTCGCTCGTCCGTGGCCAACGCCGCCGACCTCGACCACTACGTCTGCAGCTTTTCGCACAAGACCATCATTTACAAAGGCCTGATGATGCCGGCGGACCTGACCGCCTTCTATCCAGACCTCAGCGATCAGCGCCTGCAAACCGCAATCTGCGTGTTCCACCAGCGCTTCTCCACCAACACCCTGCCGAAATGGCCGTTGGCTCAACCGTTCCGCTTCCTCGCGCACAACGGTGAAATCAACACCATCACCGGTAACCGTAACTGGGCCCAGGCTCGTCGCACCAAGTTCACCAACGATCTGATGGATCTGGATGAACTCGGCCCGCTGGTCAATCGCGTGGGTTCCGACTCCTCGAGCATGGACAACATGCTGGAGCTGATGGTCACCGGCGGCATCGACTTGTTCCGTGGCGTGCGGATGATCATTCCGCCTGCGTGGCAGAACGTCGAGACCATGGACCCGGATCTGCGTGCATTCTACGAATACAACTCGATGCACATGGAACCGTGGGATGGCCCGGCCGGCGTGGTAATGACCGACGGTCGTTACGCGGTGTGCCTGCTCGACCGTAACGGTCTGCGTCCGGCGCGTTGGGTCACCACCAAAAACGGCTTCATTACGCTGGCCTCGGAAATCGGTGTCTGGAACTACCAGCCTGAAGACGTGATCGCCAAGGGCCGCGTTGGCCCGGGTCAGATCTTCGCCGTGGACACCGAAACCGGTCAGATCCTCGACACCGATGCCATCGACAACCGTTTGAAGTCCCGTCATCCATATAAGCAATGGCTGCGCAAGAATGCCCTGCGCATCCAGGCGACCATGGAAGACAACGACCACGGTTCGGCGTTCTATGACGTTGACCAGCTCAAGCAATACATGAAGATGTATCAGGTCACGTTCGAAGAACGTGATCAGGTGCTGCGTCCGCTCGGCGAACAAGGCTATGAAGCCGTTGGCTCCATGGGCGACGACACGCCAATGGCAGTGTTGTCCCAGCGTGTGCGCACGCCGTACGACTATTTCCGCCAGCAGTTCGCGCAGGTCACCAACCCGCCGATCGACCCGCTGCGTGAAGCCATCGTCATGTCGTTGGAAGTCTGCCTCGGTGCCGAGCGCAACATCTTCCAGGAGTCGCCGGAACACGCCTCGCGGGTGATCCTCAGCTCGCCGGTCGTTTCCCCGGCCAAGTGGCGCTCGCTGATGAACCTCGATCGTCCAGGCTTCGAACGCCAGATCATCGACCTCAACTACGACGAGGCGCTGGGCCTTGAAGCCGCGGTGCGCAACATCGCTGATCAGGCCGAAGAGGCCGTGCGTTCCGGGCGTACCCAGATCGTGCTGAGCGACCGTCACATCGCCCCAGGCAAACTGCCGGTTCACGCTTCCCTGGCCACTGGCGCGGTGCACCATCGCCTGACCGAAAAAGGCCTGCGTTGCGACAGCAACATCCTGGTCGAGACCGCCACCGCACGCGACCCGCATCACTTCGCGGTGCTGATTGGCTTCGGCGCTTCTGCGGTTTATCCGTTCCTGGCTTACGAAGTGCTAGGCGACCTGATCCGTACCGGTGAAGTGCTGGGCGACCTCTATGAGGTGTTCAAGAACTACCGCAAAGGCATCACCAAAGGCCTGCTCAAGATCCTCTCGAAGATGGGCATCTCGACCATCACCTCCTATCGCGGAGCACAACTGTTCGAAGCGATCGGTCTGTCCGAGGAAGTCTGCGACCTGAGCTTCCGTGGTGTGCCGAGCCGCATCAAGGGCGCACGGTTCGTCGACATCGAAGCCGAGCAGAAGGCCTTGGCTGCCGAAGCCTGGAGCCCGCGCAAGCCAATCCAGCAGGGCGGTTTGCTGAAGTTCGTCCACGGTGGCGAATATCACGCGTACAACCCGGACGTGGTCAGCACCCTGCAAGCCGCTGTGCAGCAGGGCGACTACAGCAAGTTCAAGGAATACACGGCGCTGGTGGACAACCGTCCGGTGTCGATGATCCGCGACCTGTTCAAGGTCAAGACCCTTGAGACACCGCTGGATATCAGTGAAATCGAACCACTGGAATCGGTGCTCAAACGCTTCGACTCCGCGGGCATCTCTCTCGGCGCATTGTCGCCGGAAGCTCACGAAGCCCTGGCCGAAGCCATGAACCGCCTTGGCGCGCGTTCCAACTCCGGTGAAGGCGGCGAAGACCCGGCGCGTTACGGCACTATCAAGAGCTCGAAAATCAAGCAGGTGGCCACTGGCCGTTTCGGTGTGACCCCGGAATACCTGGTCAACGCCGAAGTGCTGCAGATCAAGGTCGCGCAGGGCGCCAAGCCCGGCGAAGGCGGTCAACTGCCAGGCGGCAAGGTCAACGGCCTGATCGCCAAGCTGCGCTATGCAGTGCCGGGCGTGACGCTGATTTCGCCACCACCGCACCACGACATCTATTCGATCGAAGACTTGTCGCAGCTGATTTTCGACCTGAAACAAGTTAACCCGAAGGCCCTGGTCTCGGTGAAGCTGGTAGCAGAAGCCGGCGTTGGCACCATCGCCGCTGGCGTGGCCAAGGCCTATGCCGACCTGATCACCATTTCCGGTTACGACGGCGGTACTGGCGCATCGCCGCTGACCTCGATCAAGTACGCGGGCGCACCGTGGGAACTCGGCCTGGCTGAAACCCACCAGACCCTGCGCGGCAACGACTTGCGCGGCAAGGTTCGGGTGCAAACTGACGGCGGCCTGAAAACCGGCCTCGACGTGATCAAGGCGGCGATCCTCGGCGCTGAAAGCTTCGGCTTCGGCACCGCACCAATGATTGCCCTGGGCTGCAAATACCTGCGCATCTGCCACCTGAACAACTGCGCCACCGGCGTGGCGACTCAGAACGAAAAACTGCGCAAGGACCACTACATCGGTACGGTCGACATGGTGGTGAATTTCTTCACCTACGTCGCCGAAGAAACCCGTGAGTGGCTGGCGAAGCTGGGCGTACGTTCCCTCGAAGAGCTGATCGGTCGTACCGATCTGCTGGAAGTCCTCGAAGGTCAGACCGCCAAGCAGCAACACCTGGACCTGACGCCGTTGCTCGGCAGCGATCACATCCCGGCAGACAAGCCACAGTTCTGTCAGGTAGACCGCAACCCGCCGTTCGACAAAGGCCTGCTGGCCGAGAAGATGGTCGACATGGCCACTTCGGCGATCAACGACCTGAGCGGCGCCGACTTCGCTCTGGATATCTGCAACTGCGACCGTTCGATCGGCGCGCGGATCTCCGGTGAAATCGCTCGCAAACACGGCAACCAGGGCATGGCCAATGCGCCGATCACCTTCCGCTTCAAAGGGACGGCCGGTCAGAGCTTTGGCGTATGGAACGCCGGCGGCCTGAACATGTACCTCGAAGGCGATGCCAACGACTATGTCGGCAAAGGCATGACCGGCGGCAAACTGGTCATCGTTCCGCCAAAAGGCAGCGTCTACAAGACTCAGGACAGCGCCATTATCGGCAACACCTGCCTGTACGGCGCCACGGGCGGCAAGCTGTTCGCCGCCGGTACTGCGGGCGAGCGTTTCGCGGTGCGCAACTCCGGTGCTCATACCGTGGTGGAAGGCACTGGCGATCACTGCTGCGAGTACATGACCGGTGGTTTCGTCTGTGTATTGGGCAAGACCGGTTACAACTTCGGCTCAGGCATGACCGGCGGTTTCGCCTACGTGCTCGACCAGGACAACACCTTCGTTGACCGGGTCAACCACGAACTGGTTGAAATCCAGCGGATCAGCGGTGAGGCGATGGAAGCCTATCGCAGCCACCTGCAACGCGTGCTGAACGAATACGTCGAGGAAACCGACAGCGAGTGGGGTCGTAACCTCGCTGAAAACCTCGATGACTACTTGCGTCGGTTCTGGTTGGTCAAGCCTAAGGCTGCCAGCTTGAAATCGTTGCTTTCCAGCACCCGTGCCAACCCGCAGTGA
- a CDS encoding FAD-dependent oxidoreductase — protein MAERLNNDFQFIEVGRKDPKKKLLRQRKKEFVEIYEPFKPQQSADQAHRCLGCGNPYCEWKCPVHNFIPNWLKLVAEGNILAAAELSHQTNTLPEVCGRVCPQDRLCEGACTLNDGFGAVTIGSVEKYITDTAFAMGWRPDMSKVKPTGKRVAVIGAGPAGLGCADVLVRGGVTPVVFDKNPEIGGLLTFGIPEFKLEKTVLSNRREVFTGMGIEFRLNTEIGKDVSIEQLLEEYDAVFMGMGTYTYMKGGFAGEDLPGVYDALDFLIANVNRNLGFEKSPEDFVDMKGKKVVVLGGGDTAMDCNRTSIRQGAKSVTCAYRRDEANMPGSRKEVKNAKEEGVKFLYNRQPIAIVGEDKVEGVKVVETRLGEPDARGRRSPEPIPGSEEIIPADAVVIAFGFRPSPASWFEQFSIQTDSQGRVVAPEQGQYKHQTSNPKIFAGGDMVRGSDLVVTAIFEGRNAAEGILDYLGV, from the coding sequence ATGGCTGAACGTCTGAATAATGACTTCCAGTTCATCGAGGTCGGGCGCAAGGATCCGAAGAAGAAACTGTTGCGTCAACGCAAGAAAGAGTTCGTGGAGATCTACGAACCCTTCAAACCCCAGCAGTCGGCCGACCAGGCCCACCGCTGCCTGGGTTGCGGTAACCCGTATTGCGAATGGAAGTGCCCGGTGCACAACTTCATTCCCAACTGGCTGAAGCTGGTGGCCGAGGGCAACATCCTCGCCGCCGCCGAACTGTCGCACCAGACCAACACCCTGCCGGAAGTTTGCGGCCGGGTGTGCCCGCAGGACCGTCTGTGCGAGGGTGCGTGCACCCTTAACGACGGCTTCGGCGCGGTGACCATCGGTTCGGTCGAGAAGTACATCACCGACACCGCGTTCGCCATGGGCTGGCGCCCGGACATGTCCAAGGTCAAGCCGACCGGCAAGCGTGTCGCGGTGATCGGTGCAGGCCCTGCTGGCCTGGGCTGTGCCGACGTGCTGGTACGCGGTGGCGTGACCCCGGTGGTGTTCGACAAGAACCCGGAAATCGGCGGTCTGCTGACCTTCGGCATCCCCGAGTTCAAGCTGGAAAAGACCGTGCTGAGCAATCGCCGCGAAGTCTTCACCGGCATGGGCATCGAGTTCCGCCTGAACACTGAAATCGGCAAGGACGTGAGCATCGAGCAACTGCTCGAAGAATACGATGCCGTGTTCATGGGCATGGGCACCTACACCTACATGAAGGGCGGCTTTGCCGGTGAGGACCTGCCGGGCGTCTATGACGCGCTGGACTTCCTGATTGCCAACGTCAACCGCAACCTGGGCTTTGAAAAGTCGCCGGAAGACTTCGTCGACATGAAGGGCAAGAAGGTCGTGGTACTGGGCGGCGGCGACACGGCGATGGACTGCAACCGGACCTCGATCCGCCAGGGCGCCAAGTCGGTGACCTGTGCCTATCGTCGTGACGAAGCGAACATGCCGGGCTCGCGCAAAGAGGTGAAGAACGCCAAGGAAGAAGGCGTGAAATTCCTCTACAACCGTCAGCCAATCGCCATCGTCGGTGAGGACAAGGTTGAAGGCGTGAAGGTGGTCGAGACCCGTCTCGGCGAACCGGATGCCCGTGGCCGTCGCAGCCCCGAGCCGATCCCGGGTTCCGAAGAGATCATCCCGGCCGACGCCGTGGTCATCGCCTTCGGTTTCCGTCCGAGCCCGGCGTCGTGGTTCGAGCAGTTCAGCATCCAGACCGACAGCCAGGGCCGCGTTGTGGCCCCGGAACAGGGCCAGTACAAGCACCAGACCAGCAACCCGAAAATCTTCGCCGGTGGCGACATGGTGCGGGGTTCTGACCTGGTGGTGACGGCGATCTTCGAAGGCCGTAATGCGGCGGAAGGGATCCTGGATTACCTGGGCGTCTGA
- the hemE gene encoding uroporphyrinogen decarboxylase, with the protein MTALKNDRFLRALLKQPVDVTPVWMMRQAGRYLPEYRASRAKAGDFMSLCMNPEFACEVTMQPLDRYPQLDAAILFSDILTIPDAMGQGLYFETGEGPRFKKVVSTLADVEALPIPDPHKDLGYVMDAVSTIRRELNGRVPLIGFSGSPWTLATYMVEGGSSKDFRKTKAMLYDNPQAMHLLLDKLAQSVTSYLNGQIMAGAQAVQIFDTWGGNLSAAAYQEFSLAYMRKIVSGLIREHEGRKVPVILFTKNGGLWLESIADAGADALGLDWTCDIGEARQRVGNKVALQGNMDPTVLYAKPEAIRAEVGRILASYGKGSGHVFNLGHGITPEVDPEHAGAFLRAVHELSAQYHQ; encoded by the coding sequence ATGACTGCCCTGAAGAACGACCGTTTCCTTCGCGCCCTGCTCAAGCAACCCGTAGACGTCACCCCTGTGTGGATGATGCGTCAGGCCGGTCGCTACCTGCCTGAATACCGCGCCAGCCGTGCCAAGGCCGGTGATTTCATGAGCCTGTGCATGAACCCGGAGTTCGCTTGCGAAGTCACAATGCAACCTCTGGATCGTTATCCACAGCTGGATGCGGCGATCCTCTTCTCCGACATCCTGACCATCCCCGATGCCATGGGCCAAGGCCTGTACTTCGAAACCGGCGAAGGTCCGCGCTTCAAGAAAGTCGTCAGCACCCTGGCCGACGTCGAAGCCCTGCCAATTCCTGACCCACACAAAGACCTCGGCTACGTCATGGACGCGGTCAGCACCATTCGCCGCGAGCTGAACGGCCGTGTGCCGCTGATCGGCTTCTCCGGTAGCCCATGGACCCTGGCCACCTACATGGTCGAAGGCGGCTCGTCGAAAGACTTCCGCAAGACCAAGGCCATGCTCTACGACAACCCGCAAGCCATGCACCTGCTGCTGGATAAGCTCGCGCAGTCGGTCACCTCCTACCTCAACGGCCAGATCATGGCCGGCGCGCAGGCGGTGCAAATCTTCGACACCTGGGGCGGTAACCTCTCGGCAGCGGCGTACCAGGAGTTCTCCCTGGCCTACATGCGCAAAATCGTCAGCGGCCTGATCCGCGAGCACGAAGGCCGCAAAGTGCCGGTGATCCTGTTCACCAAAAACGGCGGCCTGTGGCTGGAAAGCATCGCCGACGCCGGTGCAGATGCCTTGGGCCTGGACTGGACCTGCGACATCGGCGAAGCCCGCCAGCGCGTCGGCAACAAAGTCGCCCTGCAAGGCAACATGGACCCGACCGTACTCTACGCAAAACCAGAAGCCATTCGCGCTGAAGTTGGCCGCATCCTCGCCAGCTATGGCAAAGGCAGTGGCCACGTGTTCAACCTCGGCCACGGCATCACCCCGGAAGTCGACCCGGAACATGCCGGCGCCTTCCTGCGTGCGGTGCATGAATTGTCGGCGCAATACCACCAGTAA
- a CDS encoding cytochrome b, whose product MRNSSYSGWQKFLHWLSAVIIIWALGSGFYVSLFDVSLAVKEWVAFVNVSLTTVFLPFFALRVFLHWRHSRHENRQPLSPVELFVLFMHRLIYLVTGVVMVTGFLMMDRAINVFDVLLIPQPLTNAYLIVLFFKIHIVACVLLALLVALHVAAVIKHEASGRRVLKLMSFRR is encoded by the coding sequence ATGAGGAATTCATCGTATTCGGGTTGGCAGAAGTTTCTGCATTGGTTATCTGCAGTCATTATCATATGGGCGCTGGGTAGCGGGTTTTATGTTTCTCTGTTTGATGTTTCATTGGCGGTCAAGGAGTGGGTGGCGTTTGTCAATGTATCGCTGACGACAGTGTTTTTACCGTTTTTCGCTCTGCGGGTATTTCTTCATTGGCGCCACAGCCGTCATGAAAACCGTCAGCCACTCTCACCCGTCGAGTTGTTTGTATTGTTTATGCACCGACTGATTTATCTGGTGACAGGTGTTGTCATGGTGACGGGTTTTTTGATGATGGATCGGGCAATCAATGTGTTTGATGTCTTGTTGATTCCACAGCCGCTGACGAATGCTTATTTGATTGTGCTGTTTTTTAAAATACATATCGTCGCGTGCGTGCTGCTCGCACTGCTGGTTGCGTTGCATGTGGCGGCTGTTATCAAGCACGAAGCTTCAGGGCGTCGAGTACTGAAACTCATGTCCTTTCGACGCTGA
- a CDS encoding MFS transporter: MKTAVAPLAHELPPTALDDVVAQLNDVYIEKGTPMFMRTVLALFSGGFATFALLYCVQPMMPLFSREFSINAAQSSLILSVATGMLAIGLLITGPISDRIGRKPVMVAALFAAALCTMASAMMPSWQGVLVMRALVGLSLSGLAAVAMTYLSEEIHPQHIGLAMGLYIGGNAIGGMCGRLIVGVLIDFVNWHTAMLVIGGLALIAAAVFWKILPESRNFRSRSLHPRSLLDGFTMHFRDAGLPWLFLEAFVLMGAFVTLFNYIGYRLLAEPYHMDQAFVGLLSVVYLSGIYSSAKIGALADKLGRRKVLWATIVLMLAGLALTLFTPLPLVIIGMLIFTFGFFAAHSVASSWIGRRATKAKGQASSLYLFSYYAGSSVAGTAGGVFWHLGGWNGIGLFIGGLLMIALLVSLKLARLPLLPNNQPA; encoded by the coding sequence GTGAAAACTGCTGTCGCCCCGCTCGCCCATGAATTGCCGCCTACTGCGCTGGACGATGTGGTCGCCCAACTGAATGATGTGTACATCGAAAAAGGCACGCCGATGTTCATGCGTACGGTGCTGGCGCTGTTCTCCGGCGGCTTTGCGACCTTCGCCCTGCTCTACTGCGTGCAGCCGATGATGCCGCTGTTTTCCCGAGAGTTTTCGATCAACGCGGCGCAGAGCAGCCTGATCCTGTCGGTGGCCACCGGGATGCTCGCCATCGGCTTGCTGATCACCGGCCCGATCTCCGACCGCATTGGTCGTAAACCGGTGATGGTTGCGGCGCTGTTCGCGGCAGCGTTGTGCACCATGGCCAGTGCGATGATGCCAAGCTGGCAGGGCGTGCTAGTGATGCGTGCGCTGGTCGGGCTGTCTCTCAGCGGGCTGGCGGCGGTGGCCATGACGTACTTGAGCGAAGAGATTCATCCACAGCACATCGGCCTGGCGATGGGACTGTACATCGGTGGCAACGCGATTGGCGGGATGTGCGGCCGGCTGATCGTCGGCGTACTGATCGACTTCGTTAACTGGCACACCGCGATGCTGGTGATCGGTGGCCTGGCGCTGATTGCGGCGGCGGTGTTCTGGAAAATCCTCCCCGAGTCGCGCAACTTCCGCTCCCGCTCGCTGCATCCGCGCAGCTTGCTCGACGGCTTCACCATGCACTTTCGCGACGCCGGGCTGCCGTGGTTGTTCCTCGAAGCGTTCGTGCTGATGGGCGCGTTCGTCACGCTGTTCAACTACATCGGCTATCGCCTGCTGGCCGAGCCGTATCACATGGATCAGGCCTTCGTTGGCTTGCTCTCGGTGGTCTACCTGTCGGGCATCTACAGCTCGGCGAAAATCGGCGCATTGGCCGACAAGCTTGGCCGGCGCAAAGTCCTGTGGGCAACCATCGTGCTGATGCTCGCAGGCCTTGCGCTGACCCTGTTCACGCCATTGCCGCTGGTGATCATCGGCATGTTGATCTTCACCTTCGGCTTCTTCGCCGCGCACTCGGTGGCCAGCAGCTGGATCGGCCGCCGCGCGACCAAAGCCAAGGGCCAGGCCTCGTCGCTGTACCTGTTCAGCTACTACGCCGGTTCGAGTGTCGCCGGCACGGCGGGCGGGGTGTTCTGGCACCTGGGCGGCTGGAACGGCATCGGCCTGTTCATCGGCGGGTTGCTGATGATTGCGCTGCTGGTGTCGTTGAAACTGGCCCGTTTGCCATTGCTGCCAAACAACCAACCGGCTTGA
- a CDS encoding LysR substrate-binding domain-containing protein: MELRHLRYFIAVAEELHFGRAAQVLGISQPPLSQQIQVLEQEVGARLFERTNRRVELSEAGRLFLEEARLVLAQVDKAADVARRAQLGELGELKIGFTSSAPFNSTIPQAIFAFRQRFPAVHLNLREMSSTQVAEALVDESIQVGIMRPLPLPDSLEVVELTREPLVAVLSSKDPLVVGSEAGLFLSALAHEPFVFFPRSYGSGLYAQLLNLARDAGFSPHFTQEAGEAMTIIGLVAAGLGVSVLPASYQRMRIDGVVYRPLLDPLAMSAVWLVQRKDQKSPMAKAFVELLTRKVEVT, translated from the coding sequence ATGGAATTGCGCCATTTGCGCTACTTCATCGCCGTCGCCGAAGAACTGCATTTTGGCCGCGCCGCACAGGTGCTGGGCATCTCTCAGCCGCCGTTGAGCCAGCAGATTCAGGTGCTGGAACAGGAAGTCGGCGCACGTTTATTCGAGCGTACCAATCGTCGGGTCGAGCTCAGTGAAGCCGGTCGGCTGTTCCTCGAAGAGGCTCGGCTGGTGCTGGCCCAGGTCGACAAGGCTGCCGACGTCGCCCGTCGAGCCCAACTTGGCGAGCTGGGGGAACTGAAGATCGGCTTCACCTCATCGGCGCCGTTCAACTCGACGATCCCGCAGGCGATCTTCGCGTTTCGTCAGCGCTTCCCGGCGGTGCATCTGAACTTGCGGGAAATGAGCAGCACCCAGGTTGCCGAGGCGCTGGTGGACGAGTCGATTCAGGTCGGGATCATGCGGCCATTGCCGCTGCCGGATTCGCTGGAGGTGGTCGAGTTGACGCGTGAACCCTTGGTGGCCGTGCTCAGCTCCAAGGACCCGCTGGTGGTCGGCAGCGAGGCAGGGCTGTTTCTGTCTGCACTGGCCCACGAGCCTTTCGTGTTCTTCCCGCGCAGCTACGGCAGTGGTCTATACGCGCAACTGCTGAACCTGGCGCGTGACGCGGGTTTCAGCCCGCACTTCACCCAGGAAGCCGGTGAGGCCATGACCATCATCGGCCTGGTGGCGGCAGGACTCGGGGTGTCGGTGTTGCCGGCGTCGTATCAGCGGATGCGCATCGACGGCGTGGTCTATCGGCCCTTGCTCGACCCGCTGGCGATGTCGGCGGTGTGGCTGGTGCAGCGCAAGGACCAGAAGTCGCCGATGGCCAAGGCGTTTGTCGAGTTGCTGACGCGTAAGGTTGAGGTGACGTAG
- a CDS encoding (2Fe-2S) ferredoxin domain-containing protein encodes MNNAENPTLAYEHHVLICTNLRPDGRRSCSGSGAHELLSAAKRKLAKVGEPGTSRANASGCLGRCDHGPVMVIYPANLWFSCKTPQQVERILDQHLFRPDQQL; translated from the coding sequence ATGAATAACGCAGAAAATCCGACCTTGGCCTACGAGCACCATGTGCTGATTTGCACCAACTTGCGCCCCGATGGCCGCCGTAGTTGCTCGGGCTCAGGCGCTCATGAACTGCTCAGCGCAGCAAAACGCAAGCTCGCCAAAGTGGGTGAGCCAGGAACATCGCGCGCCAACGCATCGGGCTGCCTGGGTCGCTGCGACCACGGCCCGGTCATGGTGATTTACCCAGCTAACCTGTGGTTCTCGTGCAAGACGCCGCAACAGGTTGAACGCATTCTCGATCAACACCTCTTCCGTCCCGATCAGCAATTGTGA
- a CDS encoding DMT family transporter — protein MNTRPSLKITLAAIFVILCWAYSPIGIHIGLKAYEPGHLALMRFLIASTFMAGVASVMRISLPRLKDLPLLAVLGFFAVSLHHIALNYGQRGVSAGAASVLAQSTPLFSTLLAHFAFKDRVNGWQWICVLCGLLGAAVVVTGDRGFGELDAHGLLILLAAFSWSLYFALQKRHSYRYDGLMMVCYTIWSGTVLLLVYVPGLWSAAQNASTSVNLAVLILGIFPSALAYLAWAYVLAHSNVSRASISLYLIPPTAMLMASLVLSERPSAMVIVGTVIVLMSVLALNLEPSKVAVPADNV, from the coding sequence ATGAATACAAGGCCCAGCTTAAAAATCACGTTGGCGGCGATATTTGTAATTCTTTGCTGGGCCTATTCCCCCATTGGAATCCACATCGGACTAAAGGCTTACGAACCCGGTCATCTCGCACTGATGCGATTCCTCATCGCCTCAACGTTCATGGCCGGAGTCGCATCTGTGATGCGTATTTCCCTGCCACGCCTGAAAGACCTGCCGCTGCTGGCGGTGCTGGGATTTTTTGCTGTCAGCCTGCATCACATAGCCCTCAACTACGGCCAACGAGGTGTTAGCGCTGGGGCCGCCAGCGTACTGGCACAATCCACGCCGCTGTTCAGCACGTTATTGGCGCATTTCGCGTTCAAGGATCGGGTCAACGGCTGGCAATGGATCTGTGTGCTGTGCGGCCTGCTCGGCGCCGCTGTGGTAGTCACCGGGGACCGTGGTTTTGGTGAGCTGGACGCACACGGGCTGCTGATCCTGCTGGCGGCGTTTTCATGGAGTCTGTATTTCGCTTTGCAAAAACGCCATTCCTATCGTTATGACGGGCTGATGATGGTGTGTTACACCATCTGGTCGGGCACGGTACTGCTGCTTGTATATGTCCCAGGGCTGTGGAGCGCAGCGCAAAATGCCTCAACCTCGGTCAATCTGGCGGTACTCATTCTGGGCATCTTCCCCAGTGCCCTTGCGTACCTCGCCTGGGCATACGTACTGGCGCACAGCAATGTGAGCCGCGCTTCCATTTCACTTTACCTGATACCGCCCACAGCCATGTTGATGGCCTCACTGGTTCTGAGCGAACGCCCTTCGGCCATGGTGATCGTCGGAACGGTCATTGTGCTGATGAGCGTACTCGCCCTCAATCTGGAACCATCGAAAGTCGCGGTTCCTGCCGACAACGTTTGA